From the Solibacillus sp. FSL R5-0449 genome, one window contains:
- a CDS encoding 3-ketoacyl-ACP reductase, with translation MGQSLQGKVAVVTGAARGIGKAVAVALAKEGVNVGIIARSEDALQQVAKEIESQGVKAAYAVADVSNLEQVQKAAAHLKEELGLTDILVNNAGVGKFDKLVDMDPAEFKEIVDINVMGTFYVSHTIVPQLIEKNAGDVINISSTNGLNGAATSSAYSASKFGVIGLTESLAAEVRRNNIRVTALAPSTIATDLADALNLVPDEKRDQYMHPEDIAEYIIAQLKLNNRMYIKNATLMNTNPF, from the coding sequence TTGGGTCAATCATTGCAAGGTAAAGTAGCAGTTGTAACAGGTGCTGCACGCGGAATCGGTAAAGCGGTAGCGGTAGCATTAGCAAAAGAGGGTGTGAACGTAGGGATCATTGCACGTTCAGAAGATGCACTGCAGCAAGTGGCAAAAGAAATCGAAAGCCAGGGTGTTAAAGCTGCCTATGCAGTGGCGGATGTTTCGAACTTGGAACAAGTGCAAAAAGCTGCTGCCCATCTAAAAGAAGAGTTGGGATTAACGGATATTTTAGTTAACAATGCGGGCGTAGGAAAGTTTGATAAGCTCGTTGATATGGACCCTGCAGAATTTAAGGAAATTGTCGATATCAATGTAATGGGTACTTTTTATGTATCGCACACAATTGTACCGCAATTAATCGAAAAAAATGCAGGTGATGTTATCAATATCTCATCTACAAACGGTTTAAACGGTGCAGCAACATCAAGTGCATACAGCGCTTCTAAATTCGGTGTCATCGGCTTAACAGAGTCGTTAGCAGCGGAAGTACGCCGCAACAATATTCGCGTAACTGCATTAGCACCAAGTACAATTGCAACAGATTTGGCGGATGCACTGAACTTAGTGCCGGATGAAAAAAGAGATCAATATATGCACCCGGAAGATATTGCAGAGTACATTATTGCGCAATTGAAGCTGAATAACCGCATGTATATCAAAAACGCTACATTAATGAATACTAATCCTTTCTAA
- a CDS encoding glycosyl-4,4'-diaponeurosporenoate acyltransferase — translation MTVINAVWLLVVNIAAWLVLHFSISVLCFKIPLRIFLKDIVFFRIAKWEQHGEIWNRLFLVKKWKKHLIDGSSIAKKSYNKSHIHGTKREDLLVFAAETKRAEMTHWLLILPAPLFFLWNPVWAGWINIFYALFANLPFILTQRYNRGRIENILGLSNRGN, via the coding sequence ATGACAGTTATTAATGCAGTTTGGCTTCTCGTTGTTAACATAGCAGCATGGCTCGTTCTTCATTTTTCGATATCGGTTCTTTGCTTCAAAATTCCTTTACGCATTTTTCTAAAGGATATTGTATTTTTCCGTATTGCAAAGTGGGAGCAGCACGGGGAGATTTGGAATCGACTTTTCTTAGTGAAGAAATGGAAAAAGCACTTAATCGATGGGTCATCGATTGCAAAGAAAAGTTACAATAAAAGCCACATACATGGTACGAAGCGGGAAGATCTACTCGTCTTTGCCGCAGAAACCAAAAGAGCGGAGATGACACATTGGCTGCTTATCTTGCCTGCGCCTCTATTTTTCCTGTGGAATCCTGTTTGGGCAGGCTGGATTAATATTTTCTACGCACTTTTCGCAAATCTGCCATTTATATTAACGCAACGTTATAACAGAGGACGAATTGAAAATATTTTAGGTTTATCTAATCGTGGTAATTAG